A part of Tigriopus californicus strain San Diego chromosome 10, Tcal_SD_v2.1, whole genome shotgun sequence genomic DNA contains:
- the LOC131889320 gene encoding uncharacterized protein LOC131889320, with the protein MESPVSPGPPPKGVHLSKVSLGQWQLFVQEQEPDLLINDQPFVALTMMYHSETHEYIWRVLGRLVESGQVSGFSAFLGKCHQLFNNGTPCLGMKPPDAKFPLSCQFSKNCSIMIPKSSESQTCQACQTSLEDPVQFWRAIQEVAEDMLYDRGYKTFDALNRSYPPVKAWQCIMCSMQVPLSDIRTHLEKEHLLSHFVCFHCDDRFVDAKDLSFHTLQAHPEIQELFCPLCPENVPINGEIDSLANHFRICFENKNKIVDQEETARRVLVCQFCTSPFFSKKVFEKHVVACVASRGRTQVAEDDVVQRVQHVQEVDKRVQPASDSSMMSSTSKTKLLPPPIDNPLETRANHPGPSKATCPECWKKIGAKFLSRHLMVHHRLGDFKCSTCSVTCQSAEELTNHFSDAHPSQLDQVCPNCAKDVDISNDRQSFVHHVKACHKIIFLTNMKGKRVPFKGSICSDCGQIFRNKAALDQHELQACNQMVPMKRNKTYSKESSLSEPSAPHHQQNGSINQISFSCAFCSEICDSRESLANHLKVTCDVNLRTSHPTDSVRDFLPLSRVDEFLESSVDLELESVDVMDDLDRVKVEPEPKDITSKDPLCLNLPKPQVVVMYRNVQKTAKEVRVVPPISTYSNPTQCQICFRRIPNRIFHKHMMFRHQMGQFLCLKCLQQFETATQISRHTIAHSDVTELNCPNCKKDISLGSDRKGLEDHIQTCHKLKFRWDGTTQKHVEYIGRVCMDCGKDYETLEQLMRHEALDTCESGRHAPEQRKKYVYHLRKLKKQIQHRKISSSHVICDICGEKLVGNEKLKYHHRQKHPVNSCLCPFCGMECSNKSTLQYHLNKFHPKSDETTCKDCGLIKPTVSSLKAHARIHKPPEILCPICGKRFTKPEYLTLHNRIHTGEKRYKCDLCDFKTAVGSNLTNHKKTMEIEANEKEDHPSELANLVKVPLGQWQLFLRENPDLYINGQPFVGLTLMYHPKTHEYIWRALGKIVESGQVTTYREFLDRCRKFFNSGVPCLGMKSPDAQFPLSCQFSDNCYIIIPQSTGATACQACLQSADDPVGFWQEIQNAAQDIIYDGGVKTLDALNRSHAKAWPCLLCSVQVPLASIKGHLEQEHFLCHFVCHHCDDRFVDAKDLSFHTLQEHPEVQVLFCPLCPTNVPLSGGIDGLANHFRVCCSNKHKILRQNETGIMVFECQLCHLKFGSKEMAQKHVDECRGLRALKSVIEVIESEKVNSVQAPHVPTNASLVLNKDWPTFSKDSQNRQSDSSKISCRLCDKEIGAKFLSRHLMFHHCMGDFKCNSCPLVYQTAKELTDHISDAHPSQTSQICPNCAKDVPIWDRRRTLANHMETCHKIIFLTNMKGKRVPFKGSICSDCGQIFRNKTDLDQHESRGCNQEMHMKRMETSTKTSHQKKSVPTLPHPLVGNKHICGFCSQTFSSRNHLANHLQKACDAKLRTNNPDDLNGSPSTLSRVDEFLQSSLDLNLETVDDIDSLNMVEAKSDFHSPQETNDNSPQDPLAINPEPKGRIMFLNVQKLKNDIPDGSPELRLSNKVDCHVCFKKLSPESLLKHKMFRHQLGQFDCPKCRLQFVTAEHVSKHLTAHPDVSELRCPNCKQSVTLGADLKGLVSHMATCSKLKFRWDETTQEHVQDIRLECIDCEQGFGTPEELAEHEDVTCTFEEDASRLRVEYLENLIKMRNRTQYIRTSSKHVICDVCDRKFVGAHKLKDHKAKQHPSNPLLCDTCGMDFINETKLQIHINRAHPTSDKLTCKDCGYRGGNERLLRVHQEIHGPARLMCPTCGKRFTRRVYLRSHMRIHTGEKPCKCDLCGYSTAFIGNLINHKKFVHQKIPREPKSKKTTRKKQLKEYQSNPQ; encoded by the exons ATGGAATCGCCAGTCTCGCCGGGTCCCCCTCCCAAGGGGGTGCATCTGTCCAAAGTATCTTTAGGCCAATGGCAATTGTTCGTACAAGAGCAAGAGCCCGACCTGCTGATTAATGACCAGCCTTTCGTGGCCTTGACCATGATGTACCATTCCGAGACTCACGAATACATTTGGCGGGTTCTCGGACGACTCGTCGAATCCGGACAAGTTAGCGGGTTCTCGGCGTTTCTCGGTAAATGCCATCAGTTGTTTAATAATGGCACACCTTGCTTAGGCATGAAGCCTCCGGATGCCAAATTTCCACTGTCCTGCCAGTTTTCAAAGAACTGTTCCATCATGATTCCCAAATCCAGTGAATCTCAGACATGTCAAGCCTGTCAGACATCCTTGGAGGATCCGGTCCAATTTTGGCGGGCAATCCAAGAAGTGGCTGAAGATATGCTATATGATCGAGGATACAAAACATTCGATGCCTTGAACCGAAGCTATCCTCCCGTCAAAGCGTGGCAATGTATTATGTGCTCGATGCAAGTACCTTTGTCCGATATTAGAACGCATTTAGAAAAGGAACATTTATTGagccattttgtttgtttccatTGCGATGATCGATTTGTGGATGCCAAGGATCTGTCTTTTCACACCCTGCAAGCGCATCCCGAGATTCAAGAGCTTTTTTGTCCACTCTGTCCCGAGAATGTCCCCATCAACGGCGAGATTGATAGCTTGGCCAACCACTTCCGGATATGCTttgagaacaagaacaagattgTGGATCAAGAAGAAACTGCTCGTAGAGTGTTGGTGTGCCAATTTTGCACCTCACCATTCTTCtcgaaaaaagtgtttgagaaACATGTAGTCGCGTGTGTGGCTTCGAGGGGTCGGACTCAAGTTGCTGAAGACGATGTCGTCCAGCGAGTTCAACATGTGCAAGAGGTCGACAAACGGGTTCAACCGGCAAGTGATTCCTCCATGATGTCTTCGACCTCAAAGACAAAACTATTGCCCCCGCCAATTGATAACCCCCTGGAAACCCGAGCAAATCATCCTGGCCCCTCCAAAGCCACATGTCCGGAATGCTGGAAGAAGATTGGGGCCAAGTTCTTGTCCCGACATCTCATGGTCCATCATCGTTTGGGTGATTTCAAGTGTAGTACATGTTCAGTGACCTGTCAGAGTGCCGAGGAACTTACAAATCATTTCTCTGATGCTCATCCTTCCCAATTAGACCAAGTCTGTCCCAATTGTGCCAAAGACGTGGATATTTCGAATGATCGGCAAAGCTTTGTTCATCACGTGAAAGCCTGTCACAAAATCATCTTCTTGACCAATATGAAGGGAAAACGTGTTCCGTTTAAAGGCTCCATCTGCTCCGATTGTGGCCAAATCTTTCGCAACAAGGCAGCCCTGGATCAACACGAACTTCAGGCGTGTAATCAAATGGTACCAATGAAACGAAACAAGACTTACTCCAAAGAATCCAGCCTATCCGAACCCTCTGCACCCCATCACCAACAAAATGGCTCGatcaatcaaatttccttTAGCTGCGCCTTCTGTTCCGAAATCTGCGACTCTCGTGAAAGTCTTGCCAACCATCTCAAAGTGACGTGCGATGTTAATTTACGTACTAGTCATCCTACTGATAGCGTAAGGGATTTCTTACCATTGTCACGGGTAGACGAGTTTCTGGAAAGCTCCGTTGATCTGGAATTGGAGTCAGTTGATGTCATGGATGATCTGGACAGGGTCAAAGTAGAGCCTGAACCCAAGGATATTACATCCAAAGATCCTTTATGTTTGAACCTACCGAAACCACAAGTAGTTGTCATGTACCGGAATGTTcaaaaaactgcaaaagaAGTGCGGGTTGTACCTCCCATATCAACTTATTCCAATCCAACGCAGTGCCAAATCTGTTTTAGGAGGATTCCCAACAGGATCTTCCACAAGCACATGATGTTCCGTCACCAAATGGGTCAATTTCTGTGTCTCAAGTGCCTGCAGCAATTCGAAACGGCCACACAAATATCTCGTCATACTATTGCTCATTCGGATGTGACAGAGTTGAATTGCCCCAATTGTAAGAAGGATATCAGCCTAGGTTCTGACCGTAAAGGCCTCGAGGATCACATTCAAACCTGTCACAAGCTTAAATTTCGTTGGGATGGAACCACCCAAAAGCACGTCGAGTACATCGGGCGTGTCTGTATGGATTGTGGGAAGGATTACGAGACACTTGAACAATTGATGAGACATGAAGCCCTAGACACTTGTGAATCTGGACGACATGCGCccgaacaaagaaagaaatatgtcTATCATTTGCGAAAACTCAAGAAGCAAATCCAACACCGAAAAATTTCATCGTCTCACGTGATTTGCGACATTTGTGGCGAAAAATTGGTCGGTAACGAAAAGTTGAAGTATCACCATAGGCAGAAACATCCAGTCAATTCATGTCTGTGCCCTTTCTGTGGCATGGAGTGCTCAAACAAGTCGACTTTGCAGTATCATCTCAACAAGTTCCATCCAAAATCTGACGAGACCACGTGTAAAGACTGCGGATTGATCAAGCCTACCGTATCAAGTCTCAAAGCTCACGCCCGGATTCACAAACCGCCTGAAATTTTGTGTCCGATTTGTGGCAAGAGATTTACCAAACCTGAATATTTAACCTTGCATAACCGCATTCATACGGGAGAGAAACGATATAA GTGCGATTTATGCGACTTCAAGACTGCGGTTGGATCTAATTTAACCAACCACAAAAA AACCATGGAAATAGAAGCAAATGAGAAAGAAGACCATCCATCGGAATTGGCAAATCTGGTCAAGGTCCCATTGGGTCAATGGCAGTTATTCTTACGAGAAAACCCCGACCTGTATATCAATGGACAGCCTTTCGTGGGCTTGACTTTGATGTACCATCCCAAGACTCACGAATACATCTGGAGAGCTTTGGGAAAAATCGTCGAATCTGGACAAGTCACCACTTACCGCGAGTTCTTGGACCGATGTCGCAAATTTTTCAATAGCGGCGTCCCTTGTTTAGGGATGAAATCTCCGGATGCTCAGTTTCCATTGTCTTGTCAATTTTCTGACAATTGTTACATCATAATCCCCCAATCTACTGGAGCCACAGCCTGCCAAGCTTGTCTTCAATCGGCCGACGATCCCGTGGGATTTTGGCAAGAAATCCAGAATGCCGCTCAAGACATCATCTATGATGGGGGCGTCAAGACCCTGGATGCTTTGAACCGAAGCCACGCCAAAGCCTGGCCTTGTCTGTTGTGCTCGGTTCAGGTGCCTCTGGCCTCCATTAAAGgccatttggaacaagagcaTTTTCTGTGTCACTTTGTTTGCCACCATTGCGATGATCGATTTGTGGATGCCAAGGATTTGTCTTTTCACACCCTCCAAGAGCATCCCGAGGTTCAAGTACTTTTTTGTCCACTCTGTCCGACCAATGTGCCTTTGAGCGGTGGGATTGATGGCCTGGCCAATCACTTCCGTGTTTGTTGTAGTAATAAACACAAGATCTTGCGGCAAAACGAGACAGGAATAATGGTTTTTGAATGTCAACTTTGCCATTTGAAATTCGGATCGAAAGAAATGGCCCAGAAACACGTTGATGAGTGCCGGGGCCTCAGGGCCTTAAAATCGGTGATAGAAGTGATCGAgagtgaaaaagtgaatagtGTCCAAGCTCCCCATGTTCCTACCAATGCGTCTTTAGTGTTGAACAAAGACTGGCCAACCTTCTCCAAGGACAGCCAAAATAGACAGAGTGATTCATCCAAAATATCGTGCCGTCTTTGCGACAAGGAGATTGGCGCCAAGTTCTTGTCGCGACATCTCATGTTCCATCATTGCATGGGGGATTTCAAATGTAACTCGTGTCCATTGGTATATCAGACGGCCAAAGAATTAACAGATCACATCTCTGATGCTCATCCTTCACAAACGAGTCAGATTTGTCCCAATTGTGCCAAAGATGTGCCCATTTGGGACAGGAGACGAACTCTAGCCAACCACATGGAAACCTGTcacaaaatcattttcttgacCAACATGAAAGGGAAACGCGTTCCATTTAAGGGCTCCATCTGCTCCGATTGCGGTCAAATATTTCGCAACAAGACAGACCTAGACCAGCATGAATCTCGGGGCTGCAACCAAGAAATGCACATGAAACGAATGGAGACATCTACTAAAACATCCCACCAAAAGAAGTCTGTCCCAACCCTTCCTCATCCGTTGGTTGGAAATAAACATATCTGTGGATTCTGTTCACAAACATTTAGCTCAAGGAATCATCTAGCCAATCATCTTCAAAAGGCCTGTGATGCCAAGTTGCGGACAAATAATCCCGATGATCTCAATGGAAGTCCGTCAACGTTATCGCGGGTGGATGAGTTCCTTCAAAGTTCTCTTGATCTGAATTTGGAGACAGTGGATGATATTGATAGTCTGAATATGGTTGAAGCAAAGTCTGATTTTCACAGCCCCCAAGAAACCAACGACAACTCGCCACAAGATCCCTTGGCAATTAACCCGGAACCAAAAGGTCGGATCATGTTCCTCAATGTTCAGAAGCTGAAAAATGACATCCCCGATGGTTCGCCAGAGTTGCGTTTATCAAACAAGGTTGACTGCCATGTTTGCTTCAAGAAACTTTCTCCCGAATCTCTGCTCAAGCACAAAATGTTTCGTCACCAACTTGGCCAGTTTGATTGTCCGAAATGCCGTTTGCAATTTGTGACGGCTGAACACGTCTCCAAGCATTTGACCGCACATCCGGATGTGTCCGAGTTGCGTTGCCCCAATTGCAAACAAAGTGTGACTCTTGGAGCCGATCTTAAAGGTCTCGTGAGTCACATGGCAACTTGCTCCAAGCTCAAATTCCGTTGGGATGAAACAACCCAGGAGCATGTTCAGGATATTAGACTTGAATGCATAGATTGTGAGCAAGGTTTTGGCACTCCTGAAGAATTGGCCGAGCATGAAGATGTCACTTGTACTTTCGAAGAGGATGCATCACGCTTGCGAGTGGAATACCTTGAAAATCtaatcaaaatgagaaatCGAACTCAATACATTAGAACCTCATCGAAACACGTAATCTGTGACGTATGTGATAGAAAGTTTGTCGGTGCTCACAAGTTGAAGGATCACAAAGCCAAGCAACATCCCAGCAATCCATTGTTGTGTGACACTTGTGGCATGGATTTCATCAATGAGACCAAGTTGCAGATTCATATCAACCGCGCTCATCCGACTTCTGACAAGCTCACGTGCAAAGATTGCGGATATAGAGGAGGCAATGAACGTTTACTAAGAGTACATCAAGAAATCCACGGACCTGCGAGACTGATGTGTCCTACATGTGGTAAGAGGTTTACCAGGAGAGTGTATCTAAGGAGTCACATGCGTATCCACACGGGAGAGAAACCATGCAA GTGCGATTTATGCGGCTACAGCACGGCATTTATAGGGAATCTGATCAACCATAAGAAGTTTGTGCACCAAAAAATACCCAGGGAACcgaaaagtaaaaaaaccaCTCGGAAAAAGCAACTTAAGGAGTATCAGAGTAACCCACAATAA